From the genome of Spinacia oleracea cultivar Varoflay chromosome 2, BTI_SOV_V1, whole genome shotgun sequence, one region includes:
- the LOC130467450 gene encoding uncharacterized protein, with protein MGTRFDLERPFPTKSPTENRDPKLYCQFHEDIAHDTKDCRSLKRALDGLDSKGHLKNYLQRSTDGTGKSQYKKNKSPVSAAEGNHSEGGFVVVISGGPDAGGPSMRGQKDYAHRLGQVMLSGKSPMDPFPRIEICESDGGRVAIPRLAHDPKTIESIHYPIIGFGGSIIHPVGVITLPVQIGGRNDGRKMGVDFLIVKDLTTYNVILGRPTLNKIKAVVVTHLMLLKYVCDDGAI; from the exons ATGGGAACCAGGTTCGATCTTGAACGACCCTTTCCAACGAAGTCTCCTACTGAGAATCGAGATCCTAAGTTGTACTGCCAGTTCCACGAGGATATAGCTCATGATACCAAAGATTGTAGGAGTCTGAAGAGGGCCCTGGACGGCCTAGATTCCAAGGGGCACCTGAAAAACTACCTTCAAAGAAGCACTGACGGCACGGGAAAAAGCCAGTACAAGAAAAATAAGTCACCCGTCTCAGCTGCAGAAGGAAATCACAGCGAAGGGGGATTCGTAGTCGTAATATCGGGAGGACCAGATGCTGGAGGACCCAGCATGAGGGGACAAAAAGATTATGCCCACCGTCTAGGTCAAGTGATGTTATCAGGAAAGTCACCAATGGATCCGTTCCCTCGAATAGAAATATGTGAATCAGATGGAGGACGGGTAGCCATCCC TCGCCTAGCCCATGACCCTAAGACAATTGAAAGCATCCACTACCCTATAATTGGTTTCGGAGGAAGCATCATACATCCTGTAGGCGTCATCACCTTACCAGTACAGATAGGAGGACGTAACGACGGAAGAAAGATGGGTGTGGACTTCTTAATTGTCAAGGACTTAACTacatacaatgtcatcttgggacgCCCCACTCTGAACAAGATCAAAGCAGTGGTTGTCACCCATCTCATGCTCCTGAAGTATGTATGTGACGACGGAGCAATATGA